One Burkholderia gladioli genomic window, TCCGACAGCCATGGCGAGATCGCGATCCGTCGTCACGGCGTGGGCGGCGCGCGCCGGGAGGCGGCCGACGGATTCCCGAGCGTCTACCGGATCGGGCTGCCCGCGCTGCGCGAGGCGCGCGAGTTGCGGCCCGGCGACGAGGCGGCCGCGCGCGTGCAGGCCTGCTTCGCGCTGATCGCCGAGCTCGACGACACCAACCTGCTGCATCGCGGTGGCGCCGAGGGGCTGGCCTTCGCGCAGCGCGGCGCGCGCGAATTCCTGGCGCGCGGCGGCGTGGCAGCGAGCGACTGGCTCTCCCGCGCCGAGGCCGTGCATCGCGCCTTCGTGGCGCGGCGCCTCAGCCCGGGCGGCGCGGCCGACCTGCTCGCGATGAGCCTGTTCGTCGACGGCTTCGAAGCGCCATGACGATCGCGCTGCTCTGTTCCGGGCAAGGCCAGCAAGGCCCCGACATGTTCGACTGGATCGGCGAGGATGCGACCGTCGAGCCGTGGTTCGCCCACGCCTCGCGCTGGTTCGGCGCCGATCCGCGCGACTGGCTGCGTCGCGCCGACGAGGACGCGCTGCGCGCCAATCGCGCCGCCCAAGTGCTCTGCACGCTGCAGGCGCTGGCGGCCCACGCGCGGCTCGCGCCGCTGCTGCCGAGGCGGCGCTGCGTGGCCGGCTACAGCGTCGGCGAGCTGGCCGCCTGGCATGTGGCGGGGCGGATCGGCCCGATCGAGGCGCTCGACCTGATCGCCGCGCGCGCCGAGGCCATGGACGCGGCCAGCGCCGGCGACGAGGGCATGCTGTTCGTGCGCGGCCTGGGCCGTGCCGCCCTCGAGGCGCTGTGCGCGGGCCGCGAGGCGGCGCTGGCCATCGTCAATCCCGGCGAGGCCTGCGTGCTGGCCGGCAGCCGCCAGGCGCTGGCGGCGCTGGCCGAGGCGGCGCGCGCGCAGGGCGCCGCGCGGGTGGTGCCGGTGCCGGTGCGGATCGCCTCGCATACGCCGCGGCTCGCGGCGGCCGTGCCGGTGTTCCGCGATGCGCTCGGCGCCGTGTCGGTCGCGCGCGGCGCGGCCGGCACGCGCCTGTTCAGCGGTATCGACGGCGCCGCCGTGCTCGATACCGAAACCGGGCTCGACAAGCTCGCCCGCCAGATCGCCGAGCCGCTCGAGTGGGCCGCCTGCCTGGCCGCCTGTGTCGAGGCCGGCGCGAGCGCCTTCCTCGAACTCGGGCCGGGCCGCGCGCTGGCCGAGATGGCGGGTGCGGCCTATCCGTCGATACCGGCGCGCAGCCTGGCCGATTTCCGCTCGCTGGACGGCGTGCGCGGCTGGCTGGAGAGGATCGAGGCGGGTTGAAGGGCGCGGTGGCATGAAGGTCGCCGTGCAAGTGGAGGGCTTCGCGAGGGATCCGGCCGAAGCGGATGATCGAGGCAGCTTGAACGAGGCGGCGAAGGCGGCGGCGGCATGCCGTCGCCGTGCAAGCGGAAAGGTCTCGATACCGGCCGGAAGCCGGGCGATCCACGGCACCCGAAGCCGCCGCCGGACGCGGCTGGCACGGCCCGGCGAACGCGCGTTCGTCGCCGCCGCGCCACGCCGCGCAGAAACCGCTTGCGAGCCGCATCGGCGTGACTACAATACGCGCCCGATGAGACCACACGCCCGCCTTGCCGCCGCTTTCAGCGCGGCGTCCGCCTTTGTCGCGCCCGCCGCTTTCGCGCTGCCCGCGCCCTTCGTCGGCGCGAGCGCCAGCGCCTATTTTTCCGATGATGCCGTCTCGGCCGACCTGGCCGCCGAACTGGTGCGCGGCGCGCGGCAGCGCGTGCTGGTGGCCGGTTACGCCTCGCTGTCGCCGAAGCTGGCGGCCGCCCTGTGCGATGCGCGCCGGCGCGGGGTCGCGGTGCGCGTGGTGCTCGACCGTTCGGCGCCGGCACTGCGCTACAGCGGCGCGGCCCTGCTGGCCGAAACCGGCGTCGAGGTGGTGTTCGCGCGTCGCGCCGGCCTGATCCGCGCGCCGTTCCTGGTGGTCGACGATGCCGTCGCGACCGAGGTCGCGGCCCGGCGCGCGGGTTTGGCCAGGGCGGCCAGCGGCGTGGACGCGGCCGCGCTGCTGCCGCGTGCCGACATGCGCCCCGGCGTGCACGAGTTGAATGTATTCCACGACGTGCCGCGGCTCGCGCAAGCCTATGCGCAGACCTTCTGGCGCCTCTACCGCGTGGCGGCCGCCGAGCGCTGAAATCCGGGCCGCCGTCGGCGAGCGGGATCACGTCTTGCGGCACATGACGGCCGGCACGCGCGCATGCGAAACCCGATGCGCCGCCGCCAAGCCGGTCGGTGCCGGCGCCGCCTCTTCATCGTCGCGCCGTTTCGATCCGGCACCATAATGGCAGACCGTTCGACGGACCGGACAGACACCGGCCCGCCCGTGCCGCGCGATGCTGCGGCGCGGCCCGCCGGAACGGCGCGACGACGCAGTTGGCGGCCTGCGCGTTCGCTTGCACAATAGCCGCTCCCACGACGAGGCAGACGATGGCGATCACGGTCGAGACTCTCCAGTTCGCGGCACGCGACGGACGACCGTTGACGGGCTCGCTCCATATTCCCCCCGTATCGAACCGGCGCGCGGTGCTGATCAACAGCGCGCTGGGCACGCCGCGCGCGCGTTACGACGCGTTCGCGCGCTTCCTGGCCGAAGCCGGCTTCAGCGTGCTGAGCTACGACAACCGCGGCATCGGCGGCTCGCGCACCGCGGTGGGCGACGCCGATCGCGTGCGGCTGCGGCAGTGGGGCGAGGCCGACCTGCCGGCCGCGCTCGACTGCCTCGCCGCGCGGCTGCCCGAGGCGCGTCAGTTCGCCGTCGGCCATGCCACGGGGGGACGGCTGCTCGGTCTCGCGCCGAACCTGGGCCAGTTGTCGGGCATCGTCACGATCGCGGCCGGCACCGCCTATCGCGGCGACGCGCGCGGCCTGGCCGGGATCCGGCTGGCGCTGGCCGGTTACCTGACGGTGCCGTTGGCCGGGCGGCTGCTGTCGCGCGTGCCGGGCCGGCTGCTGCTCGGCGCCGAGGCCGACGTGCCGGCGGGCATCGCGCGCGACTGGGCGCGCGGCTGCCGGCAGGCGGGCGGCGACCTGGATGCGGCGGGGTCGGCGGCGCGCGCCGGTTTCGAGGCCTATCGCGGCCCACTCCTGGCCTATGCGATCGAGGACGATCCCCTGGCGCCCCCGGCGGCCGTCAGTGCGCTGCACCGGCAATTCATCCATGCCGAGGTCGAGTCGCGCTGGATCGCCCCGCATCCGGGGCACGCCCCGATCGGCCAGGCCGGTTATTTCCGCGACGACAATCGCGGCCTGTGGCCCTCGTTGGCCGACTGGCTGGCCGCCTGCTGAATCGACGGGGCGAGGCCTTCCCGGTCTTCCTGAAGGTGCCGGCACTGGCGCCGGGCCGCTAGACGCTGTTACAGTCGTCGGTCCCGCCGTCAACCGAGTGAGACTCAGATGAAGCTGATCGGAATGCTGGATTCGCCCTACGTTCGTCGCGCCGCCGTGTCGGCCAAGCTGCTCGGGCTGTCGTTCGAGCACCAGCCGCTGTCGGTGTTTCGCCATTTCGACGAATTCAGGGCCGTGAACCCGGTGGTCAAGGCGCCCACGCTGTTGACCGACGACGGCACCATGGTGCTCGACTCCTCGCTGATCTGCGACTACCTGGACCACCTGGTCGAGCCGCAGCGGCGCCTGCTGCCGGTGGATGCCGCCGCGCGGCTGCGCTCGCTGGAACTGATCGGCCTCGCCCTGGCGGCGGCCGAGAAGACCGTGCAGGTGGTCTACGAATGCGGCCTGCGGCCCGACGAGAAGCTGCACCAGCCCTGGCTCGACCGGGTCGTGCAGCAGCTCGACGGCGCCTACGCCGCGCTCGAGGCGCGCGTGCTCGGCACCACCGGCTGGCTGCTCGGCGAGCGCATCACCCAGGCCGACGTGACGCTGGCGGTGGTCTGGCGCTTCACGCAGTACGTGCGGCCCGACCACCCGGCCCTGGCCGCGGCCGACGCCGAGCGTTACCCGAGCATCGCCGCGCTGTCGGCGCGTGCCGAGGCACTGCCCGAGTTCGCCGGCACGCCGCTGGACTGATCGGGCAGGGCCGCGGCCACCCGCGGCAGGCACGGCGATTGTTCTGCCGGGCAAACAAGTGACTTCGGCGCCGGCAGGTTTATCCGCCGGCGGCCGCTCCGTAGAATTCACTCCGTCGCCCAACCATCGTCCGCCGGAGCCCGCCATGAGAACCCTGATCGAAAATCGCCTGTATCACCCGTCCGTCGTGCTGCCGATGGTCTCGCTGATGCAACTGATGGTGACGCTCGACTTCAATCTCGGGCAGGTCGGCTTCGTGGTGGCGGGCCGCGGCGTGCGCGCGGCGGTCGAGCGCTCGCGTTCGCTGATCGACTGCCTGGCCTGCCGCAACTGCCACTGCGCCGTGCATTGATGCGGCGGCGGCTCGCCGCCGCGCCGCTCGGGACGCAGGACGACAGACACCCCCGCCTCGGCGGGGGTGTTCGTTTTTGGGCGCAAAGGAAAAGGATGAAGCGGCGGGGCGGCAGCCAATAAAAAAACCGCGCCGACCGGCGAGGTCGACGCGGTGTATCGGGATTGCCGGCGGCGGGAGCCTAGCCCCCGCCGCAGCCTCAGGCGCGGGCCGCCGAGACTTCCGGGTAGCCCTTGTCGGCATCCTCGTCGGCGCGTTCGCGCAGCTCGCGCACCAGCGCATGGGCTTCGCGGCGCGAGGCGACCGCCGGCGGGGAGCCCTTGAGCGGCTGGCGCGCCGTCTCGCGCAGCGAGAGCACCGAGATCGCGCCGATCACGGCCGCCCCCATCAAGTAATAGGCCGGCATCATCAGGTTGCCGGTGCGGTCCACCAGCCAGGCGGTGACCAGCGGCGTGGTGCCGCCGAACAGCGAGACCGAGATATTGAAGCCGATCGCCAGTGCGCCGTAGCGGATCTCGGTCGGGAACAGCGCCGGCAGCGCCGAGGGCATCACCCCGCAGAAGCAGGACAGCAGCACGCCGAGGATCAGCAGGCCGCCGAACACGGGCAGCATCTCGCCGGTGCGGATCAGCATCAGCGCCGGGATCGACAGCGCCAGCAGGCCGATACAGCCGGCCAGCATCACCGGCTTGCGGCCCACCAGGTCGGACAGGCGGCCGGCGGCCAGCGTCATCGGCATCATCAGCACCATCACCAGCAGCACCAGCATCAGGCCGTGCGACTCGTCGAAGTGCAGCGTCGAGGACAGGTAGCTCGGCAGGTAGGACAGCGCCATGTAGTCGGTGACGTTGAAGATCAACACCAGGCCCACGCAGAGCAGCATGGCGCGCCAGTGGCGGCCGAGCGTCTCGCGGAAATTGACCTTCGGCATCGCCTTGTCCTGCGCCTCGCGCAGCTCGGCCTGGCGCTTGAAGGCCGGCGTCTCTTCCAGCTTCATGCGGATGTACAGCCCGATCAGGCCGAGCGGGCCGGCCACCAGGAAGGGCACGCGCCAGCCCCAGGACAGCAGCGCTTCGTGCGAGAGCAGGGCGCTGAGCAGGGCCACCACGCCGGCGCCCATCACGTAGCCGATCAGGGTGCCGAACTCGAGGAAGCTGCCCATGAAGCCGCGGCGCTTGTCGGTCGAGAACTCGGCGATGAAGGTGGCCGCGCCGCCGTATTCGCCGCCGGTCGAGAAGCCCTGCACCAGGCGCGCGACCAGCAGCAGCACCGGCGCCATGATGCCGATCGAGTCGTAGCCGGGAATCAGGCCGATCGAGAAGGTGCCGAGCGCCATCAGGATCATGGTCATGGCGAGCACGCGCTGGCGGCCGATGCGGTCGCCCAGCGGGCCGAACACCATGCCGCCCAGCGGGCGCACCAGGAAGGCGGCCGCGAAGGTGCCGAAGGTGGCCAGCAACTGCGCGGAAGGATTGCTCGAGGGGAAGAACACCTGGCCGAGCGTCACGGCGATGTAGCTGTAGACGCCGAAATCGAACCATTCCATCGCATTGCCGATGGCCATCGCGCGCACCGCGCGCTTGAGCAGGGACTGGTCGACCACGGTGATGTCGTTGACCGTGACGGGGGCGTCGACGGACGACGCGCTAGCGGAAGAGACAGCGGAAGGGCTGACGTGTGAGGCGGTCAAGATAAAGGCTCCTTTGACAGCGGACGACGGCGGCGCGGGAAGGCGCGGACATCGCCACGGTTTGCCGGGGAGCGCAGCGGCGTGGCGGCACGGAAACGTCGGGCGCACGGGACGCCGGAGCTCGGAAAGGGGCCGCGTGCGGCGCGCCTGTGGCCGCCGCGTCGATGCGCTCATGAGATTGCCGCCGGGCTGGCCTGACAAGGGGGACCGACGGCGACCGGTGCGCGGCGTGGCGCCTGCGACCGGTAACGAACCCTGTTAAGGGCGTTGAAACGAAGCGAGGATGCCCGGAACGGACACGCTGCCTGTGATCGATATTTCGTGCGACGGGGCGAGGGCGGAGGACCGCGGACGCTCGTTGCGAAAAGCTAAATGAACGAAATAGATAAATGAAAGAGGCGCCATGTTAGCACAATGGCAGGAGATCGTGCAAATTGGCGGCGCGATCCCCGTGCCGCGGGGCTCGGCGGGAATGCGCGGCGCTGACGCGCTCGCGCGTGGCATCACCCGTTCCCGGGTACGATGACCCCGTTTTTTCTTCCCGTTCATTCATTGCGCGGTCGCGCCTCGGCCGCATCCAAGGTCATGCCCGAATTGTTCAGGATCGGAGGATTGTTCGTCCTCACCGCGCTGGCCGAGATCGCCGGCTGCTATCTGCCCTGGCTGGTGCTCAAGGGCGGGCGCAGTGCCTGGCTGTACCTGCCCGCGGCGGTCTCGCTGGCGCTGTTCGCCTGGATGCTGACCCTGCATCCGTCGGCGGCGGGGCGCATCTATGCCGCTTACGGCGGGGTCTATATCGCGGTGGCGCTGGCCTGGCTGCGGGTGGTGGACGGCGTGCCGCTGACGCGCTGGGACGTGGCCGGCGCCGCGCTGGCGCTGGCCGGGATGGCGGTGATCGCGCTGCAGCCGCGCGGCTGAGCGACTGCAGCGGCCGGCTGCCCGATATCGCCGGGCCGGCGGATTCGACCGAGGGCCGCCCGGGCGGCGGCCACTCGCGATGCGCAGCCGCCGTCAGGCGGCCGGCGCGTCTTCCTTGCGCCAGACGCAGGCGCCCTTGACCGACTTGTCGAGATCGTCGAGCTGCGCCAGGTGCGCGGCCAGCTCGTCCTCGCTGGCGGCCAGCACCGGCAGCGCCAGCGTGGCCAGCGAGACGCGCGCCGTGCCGCTCGCGCCACCCTCGTCGTCGCCGTCGCCGAGCATGTCGATCACCAGGCTTTCCTGGCCGCGCGTCATCGCCAGGTAGACCTCGGCGAGCAGCTCCGAGTCGAGCAGCGCGCCGTGCAGCGTGCGGTGCGCGTTGCTGATGCCGAACCGGTCGCACAGCGCGTCGAGCGAGTTGCGCTTGCCGGGGAACATCTGCTTGGCCTGCACCAGCGTGTCGATCACGCCGTCGCAGTGCTGGTTCAGCGGCGGCAGGCCGACGCGCTCGAACTCGGCGTCGATGAAGCCGATGTCGAAGGGCGCGTTGTGGATGATCAGCTCGGCGCCGCGCACGAAATCGCAGATCGCATGGGCGACCTCGGCGAACTTCGGCTTGTCGCTGAGGAATTCGGTGGTCAGGCCGTGCACGGCCAGCGCGCCCGGATCGCTGTCGCGCTCCGGATTCACGTAGAAATGCAGGTTGTTGCCGGTCAGCCGGCGGTTGAGCATTTCCACGCAGCCGATTTCGATGATGCGGTCGCCGGTGCGGGCGTTCAGGCCGGTGGTTTCGGTATCGAGGATGATCTGGCGCATGGGTGTTCTTCAGGATGGCCGGCGCGGGGGCCGGCGTGTGAGGGCAAGAGGCTGGGCAAGGGGCGCGGGCCGCTCAGGCCTGCTGCGACAGCGATTCGACGCCGCGGTTGGCGAGCGCGTCGGCGCGCTCGTTCTCGGCGTGGCCGGCATGGCCCTTGACCCAGCGCCATTCGATCTCGTGGCCGACCACCAGCTCGTCGAGCCGCTTCCAGAGATCGGCATTCTTGACCGGCGTCTTCGCCGCGGTCACCCAGCCTTTTTTCTTCCAGCCGTGGATCCACTCGCTGATGCCTTTCTGCACGTATTGCGAATCGGTGTGCACGACCACGTGGCAGCGGCGCTTGAGCGCCTCGAGCGCCTTGATCACGGCCAGCAGCTCCATGCGGTTGTTGGTGGTGCCGGGCTCGCCGCCGAACAGTTCCTTTTCCTGGTCGCCGAAGCGCAGCAGGGCGCCCCAGCCGCCGGGGCCGGGATTGCCCTTGCAGGCGCCGTCGGTATAGATATCGATCGATTGCAACGTCATGAATGCTCTTGATGGGTGGTGGGGGTGGCGGCGGGCGCGAGGCCGGGCGCGCGCACGGGCTTGCGGACCCGGATCGGGCCGACCAGCCGCATTTCGCGCACGCGCTTGACCGCGGTGACCATGTAGACCGCGCCGAAGATCGGCCACCAGCGGTCGCCGGCGGCCTCCATGAAGGCGTAGCGCGCCATCCACTTGTCGGTGGCCAGCGGCGGGCGGTAGCAGCCGAAGCGGCCGCGCTCGATGTCGAAGCCGAGCAGCTTCATCCAGTCCTTGAGGCGGATGAAGGCGATCGGGTCGCGCGCGGTCGGCACGAAGGGCCGGTTGGCGATGCGCCCGACCGACTGCCGGGCGCCCCACAGGCTCAGGGAGTTGAAGCCCGTGATCACCAGCCGGCCTTCCGGCATCAGCACCCGCTCGACCTCGCGCAACAGGCCGTGCGGGTCGGCGGTGAATTCCAGCGTGTGCGGCATCACGATCAGGTCGACGCTCTGCGATTCGAACGGCAGCTCGAGCAGGTCGCACCAGACGGTGCTGCGCCCGGACGGCGCGTGATGCGGGCCCGGCGGGTCGCCCGCCCAGGGATAGCGGAACGGCGCGCTGGCGCCACTGGCCGGGTCCAGCACGAGACCGCGGCCGGGCATGCGGTTCTCGCGCAGCGAATCGAGTTGCGGCAGGCCCAGTTGCAAGGCGTGGAAGCCGAACACGTCGGACACCACGCGGTCGAGCTGGGCCTGTTCCCACTCGAGCACGTAGCGGCCGGGCGGCGAGGCGCTCCAGGCGGGCCAGTCTATAATCGGACGGTCTGACATATCGATGAGTGCGCGCCCATGAACGAGCTGGAATACGTGCCGGTGCCGGCATTTGAGGACAACTATATCTGGCTCGTGTCGGATGGCAGCGACGCGGTCGCCGTCGATCCGGGCGACGCCGCCCCGGTGCGGCGATATCTCGAGGCAAGGGGCTGGCGGCTAGCCGCTATTCTACTCACCCACCACCATGCCGACCACGTCGGCGGTGTGGCCGAGTTGCTCGCGCATGCCGCCGACGCCGGCCCGGTGCCCGTCTACGGGCCGGCGGGCGAGGACATCGCCCAGGTCAGCGAGCCGCTCGCGGGCGGCTCGCGCGTGCGTATCGGCAAGCCCGCGCTCGAGTTCGAGGTGTTGGACGTGCCGGGCCACACGCGCGGCCATATCGCCTATTTCCAGGCGGCCGGTGCAGGCCATCCGGCGCCGCACCTGTTCTGCGGCGACACGCTGTTCTCCTGCGGCTGCGGCCGCCTGTTCGAAGGCACCCCGGCCCAGATGCTGGCCTCGCTCGACGCGCTGGCCGCGTTGCCCGGCGAGACCCAGGTGCACTGCGCGCACGAGTACACGCTCTCCAACATCCGCTTCGCGCTCGCCTGCGAGCCCGACAATGCCGCGCTGGCGGCCTGGCGCGACGATGCCTCGGCGCGCCGCGCGCGCGGCGAGCCGACCCTGCCGACCACCATCGCGCACGAGCGCGCCGTCAACCCCTTCCTGCGTGCCGACAGCGCCGCGATCGCGGCCACCCTCGAGGCCGAACTGCACGAGGCCCCGGCCGACCGGCTGGCCGCCTTCACGCTGATGCGGGAGTGGAAGAACCGCTTCCGCTGATCCCGTCGGCAGCCGTTGCTGCCGGTCCTGCTTCGTTCCACATGGTTCCGCCGCGCTCGCGCCGCGCCCCGACCGGCGCGGGGCGCGCGATCCCGCCGCCTGCCGCAACAATTCTTCACCTTCCCCGGCGCATAAGGCGCGCATCATCGGGACTCGCGCGGCCTCGGGCGGGAGCGCGCGACCGAGCGGGTCCCACGGCCCGCCGAGGCGACGTACGGTAAATCCCTGAAGGCGGCAGGCAGATGCTCAAGCGGAATCTGGAGAATGCGCCCCAAATATAGGATTTATCTGCATTTTTAGGCGTTTTTATTGACGCGATGCGCGCGCCTACCTTACTATCGCCTGCAATTTCCAGCCGTTGGAAGCCGAGATTTACATGCGATTCCTGATCAGTGCGCTATTGGTCCTGTTGCTGGCAGCCTGTGCCAGCCCGGGGCCGACCGCCCCCACCGCCGCCGCTTCCGACCCGCAAGCCGCCTCCGATTTTCTCCGCAAGTCCGCCACCTCCAAGGAAACCGTCGACGTCGACAAGCAGTCGGTCGGCGACCTGACCACCAAGGACACCGACCTGTGGGCGCGCATCCGCCGCGGCTTCCAGATGCCCGACCTGCAGAGCGACCTGGTCGACATGCAGACGACCTGGTACACCGAGCGTCCCGACTACGTGCAGCGCATGACCGAGCGCTCGCAGAAGTACCTCTATCACATCGTCGAGGAGCTCGAGGCACGCAACATGCCGACCGAGCTGGCGCTGCTGCCCTTCATCGAGTCGGCCTACAACCCGCAGGCGCTGTCGGTGGCCAAGGCGGCCGGCATGTGGCAGTTCATTCCCGGTACCGGCCGCACCTACAACCTCAAGCAGAACATGTGGCAGGACGAGCGCCGCGACGTGCTGGCCTCGACCAGCGCCGCGCTCGACTACCTGTCGCGCCTGCATGACATGTTCGGCGACTGGTACCTGGCGCTGGCGGCCTACAACTGGGGCGAGGGCAACGTGCAGCGCGCGATCGCGCGCAACCAGGCGGCCGGCCTGCCGACCGACTACCAGAGCCTGCGCATGCCGAACGAGACGCGCAACTACGTGCCCAAGCTGCAGGCGGTCAAGAACATCATCGCCAATCCGCAGCAGTACGGCCTGAGCCTGCCCGACATCCCGAACCACCCGTATTTCGTCACGGTCACCACCTCGCACGACATCGACGTGAAGATGGCCGCGCAGCTCGCGGGCCTGTCGCTCGAGGAGTTCAAGGCGCTCAACCCCTCGTTCTCGAAGCCGGTGATCCTCGGCGCGACCCAGCCGCAGATCCTGCTGCCGTTCGACAATGCCTCGCAGTTCGAGAAGGGCCTGAAGTCCTACGATGGCCAGCTGTCGAGCTGGACCACCTATACCGTCACCGAGCGCGCGCGCCCGGCGGCGATCGCGGAGAAGATCGGCGTCGACGCCGACACGCTGATGGCCGTCAACAAGATCCCCGCCGGGATGCGCCTGAAGCCGGGCTCGACCATCGTGGTGCCGCGCGGCGGCGACGACGACGAGGACGTCAGTGCCGACGTCGCCGAGAATGCCGTGCTGGCGATGGAGCCGGACGTGCCGGACACGCGCAAGATGCTGATCCGGGTGCGCCGCTCGCAGTCGATGGCTGCGGTGGCGAGCCGCTATGGCGTGTCGATCGGACAGTTGAAGGCCTGGAACCGCACGCGGCGCGACCAGGTCAGCCCGGGCCAGACCCTGGTGCTACACGTGCCGGTGGGCCGCGCGGTGCCGGCCGAGCCGGGTCCGCAGCGGATCGCCACCTCGACGGGCGGCGCACGCGTCGAACGCGCCAGCCTGCATACCGGCGGCAAGGCCAGCAAGCGCGGTGGGCGCGCCGCGCCGGCCAAGGCCGCCGCCAAGCCGGCCGCCGCGAAGGGTGCCAAGCCGGCTGCCAAGACCGCCTCGAACAAGAGCAAGAAGAAGTAACGCGATTCGGTCGCCGCGCGAGCGGGGGCATTGCGCCCGATCCGCCGCGCGTCGCTTATGATCCGCCCGCACGCCGTCACCGAGGTGACGGCGTTTTCGTTTTGGGTCGGCCGCGCGCCATCGCGCGCGGCGCATTCGAGGTAAGCCGCATGTCTTCCGTCCAGCTGCGCGTGTTCGCGCTGTTTTCGATCGGGTATTTCGTTTCCTACGTGTTCCGGGGCGTCAATCTCGGCTTCGCGCCGCTGATCACGCACGAGCTCGGCCTGTCGGCCGCCGATCTCGGGCTGCTGACCAGTCTCTATTTCCTCGGCTTCGCCGGCGCGCAGATCCCGGCCGGCGTGCTGCTCGACCATTACGGCCCGCGCCGAGTGACGGCCGCGATGCTGCTGTTCTCGGCGGCCGGCATCGGCCTGTTCGGGCTCGGCCACGGGATCGGCGCGCTGATGGCGGGGCGCCTGCTGATCGGGATCGGCGTGTCGGTCTGCCTGGGCGCGGCCTTCAAGGCGATCGCCGAGCATTTCCCGATCGCGCGGCTGCCGATGGTGAACGGCTTCGTGATGGCGGTGGGCGGCTTCGGCGGCGTGGCGGTCGGCTCGCCGCTGGCCTGGACGCTCGGCTTCGTGGGCTGGCGCGCGGTCTGCGCGGGGCTGGTGCTGTTTACCGTGGCGGTGGCCGCGCTGATCTGGCTCGGCGCGCCGGAGGCCGCGCGCACCCATCGCCAGGCCAGCATCGGCAGCCAGTTCAAGGGTACCTGGCACATCCTG contains:
- a CDS encoding transglycosylase SLT domain-containing protein; protein product: MRFLISALLVLLLAACASPGPTAPTAAASDPQAASDFLRKSATSKETVDVDKQSVGDLTTKDTDLWARIRRGFQMPDLQSDLVDMQTTWYTERPDYVQRMTERSQKYLYHIVEELEARNMPTELALLPFIESAYNPQALSVAKAAGMWQFIPGTGRTYNLKQNMWQDERRDVLASTSAALDYLSRLHDMFGDWYLALAAYNWGEGNVQRAIARNQAAGLPTDYQSLRMPNETRNYVPKLQAVKNIIANPQQYGLSLPDIPNHPYFVTVTTSHDIDVKMAAQLAGLSLEEFKALNPSFSKPVILGATQPQILLPFDNASQFEKGLKSYDGQLSSWTTYTVTERARPAAIAEKIGVDADTLMAVNKIPAGMRLKPGSTIVVPRGGDDDEDVSADVAENAVLAMEPDVPDTRKMLIRVRRSQSMAAVASRYGVSIGQLKAWNRTRRDQVSPGQTLVLHVPVGRAVPAEPGPQRIATSTGGARVERASLHTGGKASKRGGRAAPAKAAAKPAAAKGAKPAAKTASNKSKKK
- a CDS encoding MFS transporter, whose amino-acid sequence is MSSVQLRVFALFSIGYFVSYVFRGVNLGFAPLITHELGLSAADLGLLTSLYFLGFAGAQIPAGVLLDHYGPRRVTAAMLLFSAAGIGLFGLGHGIGALMAGRLLIGIGVSVCLGAAFKAIAEHFPIARLPMVNGFVMAVGGFGGVAVGSPLAWTLGFVGWRAVCAGLVLFTVAVAALIWLGAPEAARTHRQASIGSQFKGTWHILKSPAFWKIASFSVLTQGVFYAMQSLWVGAWMRDVMGLAPREAAALVSVIGLAMMAGSVGTGAAARLLERRGLSVYAFCGIGMGCFVLTQLAIMLRAPLPAVVLWAAYGAFGGIGILSYAILAEHFPSHLIGRANTTLTLVIFLLIFGFQVGVGAVLSQWPTLGGHYPATAHLTAWGVLVALQLASAIWYVLPGRARIGAGQHPSS